The sequence attaatcagataattgaaaagttatcttcgataaagttaaaacaataaaccacccaaaaatgtatcggatgttacagataaccaataaattccagtattgtctccggtacacttacaactactaacaagctgattttgagttttaacaccacgatcgcttttggaagcatcaaaagcaacaacagacccaaacaatgagtcagcgtttctgtctttgaacatcttgccccctgctggaagcttctgtttactatatggcttccagcacagaagcaactgagaggaacTGCAAAGCTCTACTACTCTCTATCGAATCACAGCACTgccgtcaggcagaggtcttggaaaataaagcagtgctgagttatggtttggtgtataaataaaatgaatactgatagaataactccattaatgtcaattctgtcatttatcaatcaattcaatcaatcaattttatttatatagcaccatatcacaacaaacagttgccccaaggtgctttatattgtaaggcaaggccatacaataattacgtaaaaaccccaatggtcaaaacgacccccggtgagcaagcacttggcgacagtgggaaggaaaaactcccttttaacaggaagaaacctccaataTGTTAATCCATATCTTAatatgcaaagttaagatataacatatatcttttaatgttgaataatgcactaattctgaagttttttaacaaacacagacatggTATTCtcggtaaaatgtgcctctgctcacactgattggatgattcattctatgtaaaccaacacgttaatgtgtcgtgtgctggtgtttacagataaatgtgcttttgtaaaatatgccatttttttaatttgtaaaaaaaggcattttcaaaaaaaaaaaaaaaaagccaagttgtaattagataaccgtctgatataaccggtgtcaaaataaatagaacattgccattcgccctattgacgtatcccataatcccttgcaagagtcgctgcagtcaaacaacatatagagaatccacataatgacaattgtaagttaatattatactacaaaaatgtatttttatgcttttcatcacgttaataagaaactgcatgcataataccctgaaaacttactaaaacaattataacaattaatctgtgtctgctacgtttaatctgtgtggaatttaataaacgtaagctgaatttcagacatcttatatatattagtctggaacaaagaggacaaacagtgttgtaaagaacaattatcaagacgttaaagagcaaacttcactttcccccagaatgacatgatcaggaagcgattgtagctcacagcagctcccattgaaaataacggagagacagcctgtgattctcccatgtttacataaaacaaatgcaataacaacgcctataaacccagagaatatattcatgagagttttaggcacagtataaaaatagttttatgttgcgatgttaatggtgttgtccatgtgcagtggttaaagtgcagcccgatcagagcgtatcagtgcagttctcaatgtttttttgttgttgttgttttttaaactttgatgtctcccatcaagagtttttgtaaattaagtttaaaaaaaaccttctgtttacgttttgcttctggaaacatgagtccgacatgtggtttttgaacttaCAATGAGTACAGTTATTTAAAATATCagtccagcttcagtttgaatactgccatgaacactactggccagtagatggcagtagagaccttgaaaagttgcaaacacaaaattccagataatctgtgttgctacttgctacgtttaagatgcgtggaatttaataaaagcaaacacaataaaaatgtctgtaaacccagagaatatatgcacgtgagttttaggcactagagtttaatgctgttgtcctgatcagagtgtctgaaatgcatttctcctgtcgtgaacatactgagattaccgtactgagattaccgtactgagattaccctacccataatgcacctggatacagcatgccccacactaaaaccttaaaaattagcgcattactttaaaactaaaacatatatctgatatttttactttataaaccTTCAgaaatgacgttaatttaaataacttgtccaaaataagtttggttaaaatttgaaccataagataaaaatgtatgcctctggatgacttgggtaataTTGGCCGTGTATCAGTATAGGGTTAAAAaaaatgagttgtttttttttttttttttggtgaccagttcttctttgcctgcagaggatagagcggtttcttctagaagcagctctcctctgtttgcagagaagagaactacacatctgttcacttttgattatcacgttaacggtctaaaggttagcggacaaaaatttatcggaagataattagtccgataatggttttcaaagttatctgaaaagataatccaataatgaaaactttatctttgataattatcggattattggaactgtgcccaccactgtgtgtgtgtgtatatatatatatatatatatatatatatatatatatctatatatctatatatattatatatatatatatatatatataaccaaatcagaagaacagaaacagCTCTTACTACAAGTGGTTAAACATCATAGGAAAGCTATCCTGTCTTAAACAAAAGCACAGCTGTCAAAGGTCTCCCTCTGAATAAGCAGTTTGAACTGACTTGTAGAAATACATATTAGTATAAGATTGTGTAATAATATTTACTGTTAAAATGGTAAGTTTTCACTTCTCACACTGTATATAATATGTACCAAACAAGTTGCATTCCATGCTAATATGTCCTTTATGTATCTGTATGTTAATGTTGTGAAGTATAAGgaatagggatagaccgataatcgccTTGGTCAATATTGGCGGAGTATTGGCCATGCCAATTATCGGCTTCGACTGATAATCGGTCCAGCCAATTatcagtctatccctacagagcacccagagggattatacTCCAATGCCAATTATCGACCCAATCGATTATGGTCTGTCCCTACAgagtacccagagggattatcggccaaTGCAGATTACCGGCCAGCCGATTATTGGTCTATCCTTAATAAGGAATAAACAATTTAGAGATTTacatttcagcaaataaatatatACTGCTAATTGAGTGaaatgggtgatttttttttcttttgtcttgtGCAACCCTTAAATATCATTTAATTTCGCTAATTTCTTAAAGTGTTAACTTTAACTGGTGGTAGGTCAAAATGCAAGTTTCAAATTGGGAgaaaagtgaaaaaagttttttgagccACCCTAACAACCTTGGatgtggaagtaacctgtgatcatCTGGTGTCTTGTACAGAGGATGTCATAGTCTTTTGTCCACTTCATGCCATGGAAGCTCGAGTTAAGCACTGGCCCAGTGGGCCTCAAGGTGTATAAGGACCTATGTGCTTACAATAGTGACCACGTGTTTCTTGTCAATGTAAAACACcaactgattgaaaatgaacggcGGCTATTTCCTTTTCCTTTGTCTCTTGTGGCTAATATGACCTATGGATGATGGGGTCCCAGCATGCTTGACGGCATTGTAAACATTATATAGTGAAATGACACGCACATCCGGGTCTATATTAGCGTGCAGGGTCAAGCAAAAGAGTAGCACAAATAAAATGAAGTGAAGATCCGCACAGCCAGGTTAGCTCCCAACAAATCTTTAATAGCACCAAGGGTGACGTTTTGGGCCTagcccttcatcagacataaTGATTGTGCCTGGACGCACCTGTTTATATACTAACATAGATTAGTGACACGTGACAAAGCACCACtaaagtgcagaaaaaaaaacatttaacacatataaacacacatatacacaagtaTTTGTACTCTTTTTACAGTCATAAACATCAGGTATATACCATCATACTGGtatgaaatactgtaaaaaactATTGGTCAATAGACCAAAAAAGGCCAAAAAAGGACAGTGCATCCATCTGGTGCAAATATAATTGACACAAGATGCTCATGGAACATTAACTCTGTATAAAAGCATTTTGATCAACACTGAACAACACAACAGGGGCATGTTAGCAAAAGACAACAATATTGGCACTGGAGTGGTAATGACAAAGCTGCATAGCAGAATCACAAAAAAGGTCTAATATCAAAATCCTCGTTGAGTCATGCAATGGCATTGTAAACATTGCCATTGCAGCACCCTCTGCTGGATGAGCTATGTATtgattgatatgtatttgatgtattggtttcccatgatgcacccagtgtttctttttattcacctctttttgctctgtatgcaccactctgcttttaatcattggtgattgatctctgctctcttccacagcatgtctttttctgattctctcccctcagccccaaccagtcccagcagaagactgcccctccctgagcctggttctgctggaggtttcttcctgttaaaagggagtttttccttcccactgtcgccaagtgcttgctcatagggggtcgttttgaccgttgggtttttctgtaattattgtatggcttttgccttacaatataaagcgccttggagcgactgtttgttgtgatttggcgctatataaataaaattgatttgatttgatgccatTTCCAACAACCAGTGTTCCTGCATTCAGTAAAATGAAGgttacattttttattattatttttactgtattttttattttatttcaacaaaaataacagATACTGATGTGTTTATGAACGGCTCATATCAGCCAGTATCATTGGCCAACTGATATGCCAGTCAAGCTCTAGTTGCTACATTGTCAGTGTTGTCTACTGCAATAATGTATCATTTTTCTGTTCCTGTTTCAGATCTCAGTAAAGAGTGCAAACAAGGCATCAGGGGCAACCCTAGGAGGGAGCTCCACAAGCCGGCTACTTTCTTCAACCACAGCTTTGAACTGCCATACTCTAATCCCTACTTTGAGCCAGCTCTCAACTCCCCTCTCCAGGACCGACGGCGGGTCAAGCACGAGAGCCTGGATGATTTGCAGGCATCAACCTACTTTGGCCCGACCACAGTGTCTGAGTGTGTCAGCAGTCGGAAGCACTTTAATAAGGCAGGGAAGCAGTCAGCGTGGCCAATGAAGAGTCTCAGTCTCAACACAGACGAGGGGCCTCTGGACTTTGACAGGTCACTTGCGACCAGCAAACCACAAGAAAACCAGCATAATGTTTGTATCATCACGAGCGACAATGAGCAGAATTTCCAGAGCCCAAAAGGAAAAGTTGCCGCGTCACCCTCAAGCTTTGCAAAGAAAACCAATGGCACCAAAACCAAGGATGTGTCACTGATGGCAAATGGACCTGTGGATAAAAGAGAGGCAGGGAAAAGGTTTTGGGACAAAGCCATGAAGAGTCCTTCCTTTCAGGTGGGGGACTGTTCCTCCAGTGTTGGCACTCAaacagaaaagaagaagaaggccaAAGAATACCCTGTAAAGtatggagaaagagagagacacacTTTCAAACGCCCAGAGGACGAATCAGAGATGCTGAGTGATGACATAAGCGATATTTTCCGTTTTCTGGATGACATGAGTGTTTGTGACTCTCTGGGTATAGTCCAGTCATCGTGCTACAACAGTAACGGCTCTCTCTCACAGGGAACACTAAAGTCTGATGCTGACAGCTCCCCTGAACGAAATACTGTCAAACTCGCCAAGTCCAAGCTGGACCGCCTCTTCCATTcacttgaaaattctgatgatgaGCTGAAATCTAGTGTTTGTAAACTGGTGATGAGAATCGGTGAAATAGAGAAGAAGCTTGAGTCGTTGTCAGGCGTCTCCGAAGTGAAATCTCCCAGGTGCTCTGCAAACTCAACAAACTGGATGAGAAGATCCAGGAACCAGATGCCAATTGGGAGACATGGTGAGACGACATTAGCTTCTGGATCCAGTGACACGCCTGAAAAACCACTCCCCCTGTCACATACTGACTCCACCCTTTTCTCCCCATGTTTTCCAGTGCCACACCACAGGTCACAAAGCCAAAATGGGACAGTGGCAGCTTGGGGGAGTGGTACTACTCTGATGGAAGCAACAGCAACAGCCTCAGAGTGAAGGCTCTGAAGAAGAGCATGTTCATCCGTAGGTCATCCCATTCACTCAATGAGGAGATTGGCGCAGATGAGTCTAAGGTTACTGCAATCACCAACTCGCCACGTGATTGGAGGACAGTGTCCTACTCCTGCCATCCTGGAGAGGACAGCAAAGACCAAGACAGAGACATCAAGGACAGACACAAGAAATCCAAAGAGGTACAGATTTGTTTTCTCTCTTTTCCTCAATGAGTTTTGTCACTCTGATTTAAGTGAACATGTCAATGGATAAGGAAGCATTGAGGGGAATCTGTGATCAGGTGACcacaccatctgtggtctagtaACCCTCGACTTGCTTACATAAGAATCAAACGACTTTGTTCCTCCAGACCTGCACCTCGTCCCACTGCAGTTGTAGTAGAGGATTGTTCAGTCCCGACAGATGCCTCCGCTGTACTGTCATTTTGGGTCACCTACTTTGAGCAATTGTATAAGGCTGATTTTCTTGCTGGGATGTTAGACAATTCTTGTGCCAGGGTTGTTGGAGTTgattcttcagtcagttgtgaaCTACAAAGGCCATGTAACAACTGAAGGTAGGAAAAGCTTCAAGGATTTATGGCACTGGAGCTCAGCTCCCCGAGGTggatggagatgctgttctcctggcattgcaaacaatttttgtttcaatctgggagacaggtactggaagaaaggacttgtcccAATCTGGAAAAGGAAACGGTATCTATGGACTGTAATAACTATAGGTCTATCACACTTCTCTCTGTGCCAGGGAAGATGCTTGCAAGGATCATGTTACagttttttaaattgctaaaacacatttcacaaaaactCTCCCCCATTTTCTCAAAACGCTAGCACAACAGTAAAGCTACATACACTTTTCTAAAGCTACATACACAAAAACCACACCCTTTCTTCcgcagaggcttcgtgcgtcatgacggagccgctgatggagcgagacaaaggaacacctccgtttcggagtgttagaggacaagttgggacatgcctatctcggcttcttgagtggcttaccagtcgaatgagtataagagaaattgtgggagagctgggcatgtcccaacttgtcctctgacactccaaaacggaggtgtctttgtctcgctccatcagcggctccgtcatgacgcgcgaagcctccgtgcagctttccatgacaaatctcttgTAAAAGtgaatctgacggaaaatggctgatgtccggctcttgtgataaccagagaaattgcacacgacggtccgggatccacacagccatccatttagaaatgaaatggtggtttctgcctgtcgattgcggctcggagcgcggcgcgccgtgcgccattgtgggccgtccttaaagcggtagtaacacttcttaatctctgtgaagcccctaaaattttcacagaagctgtatggaattttccgaatggtttccagtttcctgtctttaacagtttctgaaaaaattctgatggaacaaaggtcaaatcattccaccatttccttgcaatgaaaaaacgacgagagggtggaccagtgctcactcaaagcctgcccacaggtgaatgacgcaaccgacaggcgtgaaaaaactcacgcatgtgcacgcatatgttacttttctcacagacctcgtatatatatacgaggtctcttagataataaaccgacccttttattttttttttaactatatggatttgaatgacatgcgattacaccaatcatgcttgaaccctcgtgcacatgcgtgagttttttaacgcgtgtcggtgacgtcatttccctgtgggcaggccttgagtgagatgtggtcccgccctctcggctgaattcctttgtttcacacgctgctcgagacggagcgcgttgctttatcaaaattttttctggaccctgtgagggaatatccgagtggacactattcgagaaattacgcttggttttctgtgaaaagtttaacggctgatgagagattatgggggtgtttctgtcggtgtaaggacttcccacggagcgggacgtcctgcagcgcttcaggcgatgtcgtcggcctgttttgagctgaaaacatcctaatttaaggcttaattcacccaggacattgtgagagaacagagaagattcagaagaggccggcatgaggaatttatgcggacattccactgtttaaggacatttttttaatgaaagacgtacgcgcaaattcgcagatcgttccgtgacgactcggcaaatctgtgtgcgccgcgacaggaaaaacacctccgtgttgaaaaccatttgtagaattcaggcggctttttaatggctttcaacaagtgagtaactgagaaattgtttaaccagcttgggcatgttccaacttgcccgttaagatttccaatggaggtgtttttcctgccgcgaccccccgcggtcaggtccagcccgacatgcgactctgcccgcacgttctttcattacaaaatgaccgttaacaatggaatgtccgaataaactcctcatgccgacttcttctgaaagttctctgttctctgatgacttactgcgtcaacagagcctgaaaatgtggaagttttcaacttgaaacggcgagacgctgccgcctcgaagcgcagatcgccgtcaggcgccgtggaccgtccttaaagcgccactaccagaccaaaatctctcatcagccgttaaaatttttaccgaaaaccagctggatttattgaatggtgtccactcagttgtgccttacagttttgaaaaaaattttatcaaacaaagcaacagtctctgagccattcctaaacaatgaaaaaaatcgacgaggcgggtggaccactcctcactcaaagactgcccacaggcgaatgacgtaaccgacaggcgtgaaaaaactctcgcatggcccacgagggttcaagcatgtctgatgtaatcacacgtgattcaaatccatatggtttttgaaaaaaaataataaggtcggatactttttctaatagacctcgtatatatatatacactcaacaaaaatataaacgcaacacttttggttttgctcccattttgtatgagatgaactcaaagatctaaaactttttgcacatacacaatatcaccatttccctcaaatattgttcacaaaccagtctaaatctgtgatagtgagcacttctcctttgctgaggtaatccatcccacctcacaggtgtgccatatcaagatgctgatcagacaccatgattagtgcacaggtgtgccttagactgcccacaataaaaggccactctgaaaggtgcagttttgttttattgggggggataccagtcagtatctggtgtgaccaccatttgcctcattcagtgcaacacatctccttcgcatagagttgatcaggttgtcaattgtggcctgtggaatgttggtccactcctcttcaatggctgtgcgaagttgctggatattggcaggaactggtacacgctgtcgtatacgccggtccagagcatcccaaacatgctcaatgggtgacatgtctggtgagtatgccggccatgcaacaactgggacattttcagcttccaagaattgtgtacagatccttgcaacatggggctgtgcattatcctgctgcaacatgaggtgatgttcttggatgtatggcacaacaatgggtctcaggatctcgtcatggtatctctgtgcattcaaaatgccatcaataaaatgcacctgtgttcttcgtccataacagatgcctgcccataccataaccccaccgccaccatgggccactcgatccacacattgacatcagaaaaccgctcacccacacgacgccacacacgctgtctgccatgtgCCCTGAGCAGTgaaaaccgggattcatctgtgaacagAACATCTCtgcaatgtgagcatttgcccactcaagtctgttacgacgacgaactggagtcaggtcgagaccccgataaggacgacgagcatgcagatgtgcttccctgagacggtttctgacagtttgtgcagaaattctttggttatgcaaaccgattgtttcagcagctgtccgagtggctggtctctgggtccctggctggtgtggttacacgtggtcctgcggttgtgaggctggttggatgtactgccaaattctctgaaacgcctttggagacggcttacggtagagaaatgaacattcaatacacgagcaacagctctggttgacattcctgctgtcagcatgccaattgcacgctccctcaaatcttgcgacatctgtggcattgtgctgtgtgataaaactgcacctttcagagtggccttttattgtggacagtctaaggcacacctgtgcactaatcatggtgtctaatcagcatcttgatatggcacacctgtgaggtggatgcattatcttggcaaaggagaatgctcactatcacagatttagactggtttgtgaacaatatttgagggaaatggtgatattgtgtatgtggaaaaagtttagatctttgagttcatctcatacaaaatgggagcaaaaccaaaagtgttaaatttatatttttggtgagtgtgtgtatatatatatatatatatatatgtgtgtgtgtgtgttctccactcagattgcaatagccaatcacagattagcctttctgtccatcatttacctgtatttggcatgcttggcaccataaagttatgttggatccaaaaggatccaaaaaggctagggacCAAAAGCtatattggatcagttcccactgaccaatagcgttagagcttactgccaacagctagccagtcagagcgtggcatacgaaggtcaggaactagctgacagacgctggttgaaaaaatggcaacaaacatgtcaacaacagcagaaaatcggctgccagcgaggtttgctgagttcacagaggaggaacaggtggaaatattgaactccaaggatgccaaaaaacactaagaaggtaggcaagcacgctactgacgttttagaagcattcatcacatcagaatcaatcatatgctgttcacacaaaataaattgatctaatttacttgactctttgttgtttgcttaatttgggaggggggtggagaacataacaattgatggatggcaagtcgtccaacatagagaaatattggatgaagaaaagttatacaaGTCCAGtgtaacttttctgaatccaatatttctctatgtttgactccttaccatccattatttgtataatatatatatacatacacacacatacacccatatGTGATCCGTGTAAacaaagtatactcaacaaaaatataaacgcaacacttttggttttgctcccattttgtatgagatgaactcaaagatctaaaactttttccacatacacaatatcaccatttccctcaaatattgttcacaaaccagtcgaaatctgtgatagtgagcacttctcctttgctgagataatccatcccacctcacaggtgtgccataccaagatgctgattagacaccatgattagtacacaggtgtgccttagactgcccacaataaaaggccactctgaaaggtgtagttttgttttattggggggggggataccagtcagtatctggtgtgaccaccatttgcctcatgcagtgcaacacatctccttcgcatcatccgtgaagagaacacctctccaacgtgccaaacgccagcgaatgtgagcatttgcccactcaagttggttacgacgacgaactggagtcaggtcgagaccccgatgaggacgacgagcatgcagatgagcttccctgagacggtttctgacagtttgtgcagaaattctttggttatgcaaaccgattgttccagcagctgtccgagtggctggtctcagacgatcttggaggtgaacatgctggatgtggaggtcctggactggtgtggttacacgtggtctgcggttgtgaggctggttggatgtactgccaaattctctgaaacaactttggagacggcttatggtagagacatgaacattcaatacacgagcaacagctctggttgacattcctgctgtcagcatgccaattgcacgctccctcaaatcttgcgacatctgtggcattgtgctgtgtgataaaactgcacctttcagaatggccttttattgtgggcagtctaaggcacacctgtgcactaatcatggtgtctaatcagcatcttggtatggcacacctgtgaggtgggatgcattatctcagcaaaggagaagtgctcactatcacagatttagactggtttgtgaacaatatttgagggaaatggtgatattgtgtatgtggaaaaagttttagatctttgagttcatctcatacaaaatgggagcaaaaccaaaagtgttgcgtttatatttttgttgagtacataaCACAGGGTCGTTGGTGGTGATAGCAACAATGTAGAGTTCTAAAGGTACTTGTTGAGGAGGCtaaaagcagaggggaaaaaactgttcttatggtgggaggttcttgtccgaagggaccgtagcctcctgcctgaggggaggaggtcaaaaaggctatatccagggtgagaaggatcggctctgatccGACCTGAACGCCCCAATGTCCTGGAGATGTATaggtcctgaagagatggaaggttgcagccaatcaccttctcagctgtagtctctgtatgtcccctggtggtggctccagcgtaccatacggtgatggaggtggtgaggatggactcgatgatggcagtgtaaaactgcaccatgatccttgctggaaggaagtacatcctctgctgggccttcttgacaacagaagtaatggtggactcccacctgagttcctgggttagagtgattcccaggaaacagaaggtgtccactatggtgatgggggtgtctgccagggtaatgaaggggagaggggctgtgttcttcctaaagtccacaataatctcGATTGTCTTCTCGgtgttcagcaccaagttgttatagctgcaccaggacaccagtcgttggacctccagcctataggcggactcattcccatcagagatgagtccgatgagggtggtgtcatctgcaaacttgataagcttgacagactggtgatcagggtgcagcagttggtgt comes from Thalassophryne amazonica chromosome 2, fThaAma1.1, whole genome shotgun sequence and encodes:
- the minar1 gene encoding LOW QUALITY PROTEIN: major intrinsically disordered Notch2-binding receptor 1 (The sequence of the model RefSeq protein was modified relative to this genomic sequence to represent the inferred CDS: deleted 5 bases in 4 codons), which translates into the protein MDLPQEYSLFLVRMLEELDVKHRTMSYQDLCKALCARLDLAHLSRLRSLLFHTACLDPAFPATLFKDKLRGSLEDPQSTKLMLAADVVAMFNLIQMNGGVTRDKLPPVHRPRIHKHQSVDAHSDCERGGAYADPRLHHQHPQHPSGPRPPERQQVFLGVSKDLKCRAASLDKLHHLPQYPSPPSPPCHVQISYFPMEVDPDSTTEQDSPQHLGPPDTRCTRPCSQRRNIFKEDFHNMPTFSPQIISLECKQGIRGNPRRELHKPATFFNHSFELPYSNPYFEPALNSPLQDRRRVKHESLDDLQASTYFGPTTVSECVSSRKHFNKAGKQSAWPMKSLSLNTDEGPLDFDRSLATSKPQENQHNVCIITSDNEQNFQSPKGKVAASPSSFAKKTNGTKTKDVSLMANGPVDKREAGKRFWDKAMKSPSFQVGDCSSSVGTQTEKKKKAKEYPVKYGERERHTFKRPEDESEMLSDDISDIFRFLDDMSVCDSLGIVQSSCYNSNGSLSQGTLKSDADSSPERNTVKLAKSKLDRLFHSLENSDDELKSSVCKLVMRIGEIEKKLESLSGVRSEISQVLCKLNKLDEKIQEPDANGRHGETTLASGSSDTPEKPLPLSHTDSTLSPHVFQCHTTGHKAKMDSGSLGEWYYSDGSNSNSLRVKALKKSMFIRRSSHSLNEEIGADESKVTAITNSPRDWRTVSYSCHPGEDSKDQDRDIKDRHKKSKEAERLYELPQALRTPKPSKETYLMEQVFSPHPFTPSFKAHVKDSPLYTDLRISKVPDTKRSQPSWTIEEYKRNSGEKGKPLSALDLQTAESLNPDNLDYWMEDVYTPGYNSLLKRKEAEFRRAKACKISALIAAAACTVILVIVVPICTMRTG